The Daucus carota subsp. sativus chromosome 2, DH1 v3.0, whole genome shotgun sequence genome includes a window with the following:
- the LOC108206486 gene encoding cytochrome P450 87A3 isoform X2, which yields MWSVAFTITAFLAMSIVRWIYKWRNPVCNRELPPGSMGLPLLGETLQFFAPSSSSDIHPFVKERMKRYGPTFRTSLVGRSLIVTTDPDLSHYVFQQEGELFQSWYPDTFTQIFGKQNVGSLHGFLYKYLKGMVLNLFGPESLKKMLPEVECAAKRHLKLWSEQDSVELKDRSASMIFDLTAKKLISHDPEKSSENLRENFVDFIKGLISFPVNIPGTAYHKCLQGRKKAMKMLKQMLEERQVTPNKLQKDFYDYVLEELQRKNTVLTEAIALDLMFVLLFASFETTSLAITYAIKILVDHPHILKELVDEHDAILCKRQNLDEELTWKEYKSMKFTFQFINETARLANIVPGVFRKALKDIKFKGHTIPAGWAVMVCPPAVHLNPSVYKDPLVFNPWRWEDMEQKGASKNFMAFGGGMRFCVGTDFTKVQMAIFLHCLVTKYSRSTDSPSFLCL from the exons ATGTGGTCAGTTGCCTTCACCATTACAGCTTTCCTAGCTATGAGCATTGTGCGGTGGATTTACAAATGGAGGAATCCAGTATGCAATCGAGAATTACCCCCTGGTTCAATGGGCTTGCCCCTACTTGGCGAAACACTTCAGTTTTTCGCCCCCAGCTCATCATCTGACATCCATCCCTTCGTTAAAGAGAGAATGAAAAG ATATGGGCCAACTTTCCGAACCAGTTTAGTGGGAAGGTCACTTATTGTAACAACGGACCCTGATCTTAGTCATTATGTTTTCCAACAAGAGGGCGAACTGTTTCAAAGCTGGTATCCTGATACCTTCACACAGATATTTGGGAAACAGAATGTAGGTTCATTGCATGGGTTCCTCTACAAATACCTTAAGGGAATGGTACTGAATCTGTTTGGTCCTGAAAGCTTAAAAAAGATGCTTCCTGAAGTTGAATGTGCAGCGAAAAGACACTTAAAATTATGGTCGGAACAGGACAGTGTAGAACTGAAGGATAGAAGTGCATCC ATGATATTTGATCTGACGGCTAAGAAACTGATCAGTCATGATCCAGAGAAATCATCAGAGAACCTAAGGGAGAACTTTGTAGATTTCATAAAGGGGTTGATCTCTTTTCCAGTCAACATTCCTGGAACAGCTTATCACAAGTGTTTACAG GGACGAAAGAAGGCGATGAAAATGTTGAAGCAGATGCTCGAAGAGAGACAAGTGACACCTAATAAGCTCCAAAAAGATTTTTATGATTACGTACTTGAAGAACTACAAAGAAAGAATACAGTCCTTACAGAAGCAATTGCTTTGGACTTGATGTTTGTGCTACTGTTTGCTAGCTTCGAAACAACCTCCCTGGCTATAACTTATGCGATCAAAATTCTAGTGGACCATCCACATATCCTGAAAGAACTAGTA GATGAACATGATGCAATACTATGCAAAAGGCAAAACTTGGATGAAGAACTCACATGGAAAGAATACAAATCAATGAAGTTTACATTTCAG TTCATCAATGAAACCGCCAGATTGGCAAATATAGTTCCAGGAGTATTCAGAAAAGCCCTCAAGGATATTAAGTTTAAAG GGCATACCATTCCAGCTGGTTGGGCAGTTATGGTCTGTCCTCCAGCTGTGCATTTGAACCCATCAGTATACAAAGATCCTCTTGTGTTCAACCCATGGAGATGGGAG GATATGGAACAAAAAGGCGCATCAAAAAATTTCATGGCATTCGGAGGTGGAATGAGATTTTGTGTTGGAACAGACTTCACTAAAGTTCAGATGGCTATATTCCTCCACTGCTTGGTCACCAAGTACAG TCGTTCTACAGATTCTCCTTCCTTTCTGTGTCTTTGA
- the LOC108206486 gene encoding cytochrome P450 87A3 isoform X1, whose amino-acid sequence MWSVAFTITAFLAMSIVRWIYKWRNPVCNRELPPGSMGLPLLGETLQFFAPSSSSDIHPFVKERMKRYGPTFRTSLVGRSLIVTTDPDLSHYVFQQEGELFQSWYPDTFTQIFGKQNVGSLHGFLYKYLKGMVLNLFGPESLKKMLPEVECAAKRHLKLWSEQDSVELKDRSASMIFDLTAKKLISHDPEKSSENLRENFVDFIKGLISFPVNIPGTAYHKCLQGRKKAMKMLKQMLEERQVTPNKLQKDFYDYVLEELQRKNTVLTEAIALDLMFVLLFASFETTSLAITYAIKILVDHPHILKELVDEHDAILCKRQNLDEELTWKEYKSMKFTFQFINETARLANIVPGVFRKALKDIKFKGHTIPAGWAVMVCPPAVHLNPSVYKDPLVFNPWRWEDMEQKGASKNFMAFGGGMRFCVGTDFTKVQMAIFLHCLVTKYRFILVKGGDTVRTPGLQFPNGLHIKVSDR is encoded by the exons ATGTGGTCAGTTGCCTTCACCATTACAGCTTTCCTAGCTATGAGCATTGTGCGGTGGATTTACAAATGGAGGAATCCAGTATGCAATCGAGAATTACCCCCTGGTTCAATGGGCTTGCCCCTACTTGGCGAAACACTTCAGTTTTTCGCCCCCAGCTCATCATCTGACATCCATCCCTTCGTTAAAGAGAGAATGAAAAG ATATGGGCCAACTTTCCGAACCAGTTTAGTGGGAAGGTCACTTATTGTAACAACGGACCCTGATCTTAGTCATTATGTTTTCCAACAAGAGGGCGAACTGTTTCAAAGCTGGTATCCTGATACCTTCACACAGATATTTGGGAAACAGAATGTAGGTTCATTGCATGGGTTCCTCTACAAATACCTTAAGGGAATGGTACTGAATCTGTTTGGTCCTGAAAGCTTAAAAAAGATGCTTCCTGAAGTTGAATGTGCAGCGAAAAGACACTTAAAATTATGGTCGGAACAGGACAGTGTAGAACTGAAGGATAGAAGTGCATCC ATGATATTTGATCTGACGGCTAAGAAACTGATCAGTCATGATCCAGAGAAATCATCAGAGAACCTAAGGGAGAACTTTGTAGATTTCATAAAGGGGTTGATCTCTTTTCCAGTCAACATTCCTGGAACAGCTTATCACAAGTGTTTACAG GGACGAAAGAAGGCGATGAAAATGTTGAAGCAGATGCTCGAAGAGAGACAAGTGACACCTAATAAGCTCCAAAAAGATTTTTATGATTACGTACTTGAAGAACTACAAAGAAAGAATACAGTCCTTACAGAAGCAATTGCTTTGGACTTGATGTTTGTGCTACTGTTTGCTAGCTTCGAAACAACCTCCCTGGCTATAACTTATGCGATCAAAATTCTAGTGGACCATCCACATATCCTGAAAGAACTAGTA GATGAACATGATGCAATACTATGCAAAAGGCAAAACTTGGATGAAGAACTCACATGGAAAGAATACAAATCAATGAAGTTTACATTTCAG TTCATCAATGAAACCGCCAGATTGGCAAATATAGTTCCAGGAGTATTCAGAAAAGCCCTCAAGGATATTAAGTTTAAAG GGCATACCATTCCAGCTGGTTGGGCAGTTATGGTCTGTCCTCCAGCTGTGCATTTGAACCCATCAGTATACAAAGATCCTCTTGTGTTCAACCCATGGAGATGGGAG GATATGGAACAAAAAGGCGCATCAAAAAATTTCATGGCATTCGGAGGTGGAATGAGATTTTGTGTTGGAACAGACTTCACTAAAGTTCAGATGGCTATATTCCTCCACTGCTTGGTCACCAAGTACAG GTTCATACTAGTCAAAGGAGGAGACACTGTCCGTACTCCTGGTTTACAATTTCCCAATGGCCTTCATATTAAAGTATCGGACAGATGA
- the LOC108209967 gene encoding plant UBX domain-containing protein 8 isoform X1: MARPDQEAIDMFMSITGASEPIAVQKLVENAGNLNEAVNAHFSEGDRNSTQTTAIAEAQDDLMDIDEPIREEFGRPFPALPSGIINPFSLLDSDLSRTSFDGVSDLSSSAHLVSRRREARQIPVVVKDGTEESSHSGLPPTGGDSTGNANIQGSEIHNTVTIDDEDDEDILPAPVTGIAPTYAQVAASGPSAPTIDDLPDYRNDIEEEMVRAAIEASKRDSEISYSDQNTSMSAIRQSDVEDPELAHAVSLSLKAAEQEKAVNNSGERVGPSESENLKSSEMEDLGKLANGRLEVGGSSTHDEVEDIEDHPLVRHRSRRMSSGSVDSGTEIRDNEGSPPTNPQHDTGTDHPQHHETDIGLEEWGGISSLEHDEAVMLEAAIFGGIPEGSSYHVPYAPHQYMQNGFDGSGTYARPAPRPPSPSLTAQRLIREQQDDEYLASLQADREKELKAREEAEVRLIEEQAAREAALVVERQQAEELQRKLQEEQEMERQLAAKEACLPDEPSPDDENVITFLVRMPDGSRRGRRFLKSHRLQYLFDYIDVGRQVKPGTYRLVRPYPRRAYGDGECGVTFNELGLTSRQEALFLELI; the protein is encoded by the exons ATGGCGAGACCTGATCAAGAAGCAATCGATATGTTCATGAGCATCACAGGCGCATCTGAGCCTATTGCTGTTCAAAAACTAGTG GAAAATGCTGGAAATCTCAATGAAGCTGTTAATGCACATTTCAGTGAAGGGGATAGAAACAG cACCCAAACAACAGCTATTGCTGAAGCTCAAGACGATTTAATGGACATCGATGAACCAATTAGAGAAGAATTTGGCAGACCTTTTCCAGCATTACCTTCTGGAATTATCAATCCCTTTTCACTCCTCGATTCTGACCTCAGTAGAACTTCATTTGATGGTGTTAGCGATTTGTCAAGCAGTGCCCACCTTGTTTCGCGTCGTAGAGAAGCAAGGCAGATACCAGTTGTGGTGAAGGATGGCACTGAGGAATCAAGTCATTCAGGCCTTCCTCCTACAGGAGGGGACTCCACTGGAAATGCAAATATACAAGGCTCGGAGATTCATAATACTGTGACAATTGATGACGAAGACGATGAAGACATTCTACCAGCTCCTGTTACAGGAATTGCTCCTACCTATGCGCAGGTTGCTGCTTCTGGACCAAGTGCTCCTACAATTGATGACTTGCCCGACTACAGAAATGATATAGAAGAGGAGATGGTTCGAGCTGCAATTGAGGCATCCAAGCGGGATTCTGAAATCAGTTACTCAGATCAAAATACTTCCATGTCGGCAATAAGACAATCTGATGTAGAGGATCCAGAACTAGCACATGCAGTTTCTCTGTCATTGAAG GCAGCAGAGCAAGAAAAAGCAGTTAACAATTCAGGGGAGAGAGTTGGACCCTCAGAATCGGAAAATCTGAAGTCATCTGAGATGGAAGATCTAGGGAAATTAGCAAATGGGAG GTTGGAGGTGGGAGGTTCATCGACCCACGATGAAGTTGAAGACATTGAAGATCATCCATTGGTGAGGCACAGGAGTAGACGAATGTCTTCTGGTTCTGTTGACTCTGGCACAGAAATTCGAGACAATGAAGGTAGCCCGCCAACAAATCCACAACACGATACTGGTACCGATCATCCTCAGCACCATGAAACTGACATCGGTTTGGAGGAG TGGGGAGGAATCTCTTCTTTGGAACATGATGAAGCTGTAATGCTTGAGGCTGCTATTTTTGGTGGAATTCCAGAAGGGAGTTCGTATCATGTACCATATGCACCACATCAGTACATGCAGAATGGTTTCGATGGATCTGGAACTTATGCTAGGCCGGCGCCTCGTCCACCTTCGCCTTCTCTAACTGCTCAGCGCTTGATACGAGAACAGCAg GATGATGAATATCTTGCGTCACTGCAAGCTGATCGAGAAAAAGAGTTAAAGGCCAGGGAAGAAGCTGAGGTACGTCTCATTGAGGAGCAAGCAGCCAGAGAAGCTGCACTTGTGGTGGAAAGACAACAGGCGGAAGAATTGCAGAGAAAATTGCAGGAAGAACAG GAAATGGAAAGACAATTGGCAGCAAAAGAAGCTTGTCTTCCTGATGAACCATCTCCAGATGATGAAAATGTTATAACCTTTCTTGTTCGAATGCCTGATGGCAGCCGCAGAGGTCGCAGATTTCTCAAGTCCCACAGACTGCAG TATCTTTTCGACTATATTGATGTTGGTCGACAGGTCAAGCCTGGCACTTACAGATTG GTAAGGCCATACCCTAGGCGGGCTTATGGTGATGGAGAGTGCGGTGTCACTTTTAATGAACTTGGGTTGACAAGCAGGCAAGAGGCCTTGTTTCTGGAATTGATTTAG
- the LOC108209967 gene encoding plant UBX domain-containing protein 8 isoform X2 yields MARPDQEAIDMFMSITGASEPIAVQKLVENAGNLNEAVNAHFSEGDRNSTQTTAIAEAQDDLMDIDEPIREEFGRPFPALPSGIINPFSLLDSDLSRTSFDGVSDLSSSAHLVSRRREARQIPVVVKDGTEESSHSGLPPTGGDSTGNANIQGSEIHNTVTIDDEDDEDILPAPVTGIAPTYAQVAASGPSAPTIDDLPDYRNDIEEEMVRAAIEASKRDSEISYSDQNTSMSAIRQSDVEDPELAHAVSLSLKAAEQEKAVNNSGERVGPSESENLKSSEMEDLGKLANGRLEVGGSSTHDEVEDIEDHPLVRHRSRRMSSGSVDSGTEIRDNEGSPPTNPQHDTGTDHPQHHETDIGLEEWGGISSLEHDEAVMLEAAIFGGIPEGSSYHVPYAPHQYMQNGFDGSGTYARPAPRPPSPSLTAQRLIREQQDDEYLASLQADREKELKAREEAEVRLIEEQAAREAALVVERQQAEELQRKLQEEQEMERQLAAKEACLPDEPSPDDENVITFLVRMPDGSRRGRRFLKSHRLQYLFDYIDVGRQVKPGTYRLPRFLSDKIFDVIPSYYK; encoded by the exons ATGGCGAGACCTGATCAAGAAGCAATCGATATGTTCATGAGCATCACAGGCGCATCTGAGCCTATTGCTGTTCAAAAACTAGTG GAAAATGCTGGAAATCTCAATGAAGCTGTTAATGCACATTTCAGTGAAGGGGATAGAAACAG cACCCAAACAACAGCTATTGCTGAAGCTCAAGACGATTTAATGGACATCGATGAACCAATTAGAGAAGAATTTGGCAGACCTTTTCCAGCATTACCTTCTGGAATTATCAATCCCTTTTCACTCCTCGATTCTGACCTCAGTAGAACTTCATTTGATGGTGTTAGCGATTTGTCAAGCAGTGCCCACCTTGTTTCGCGTCGTAGAGAAGCAAGGCAGATACCAGTTGTGGTGAAGGATGGCACTGAGGAATCAAGTCATTCAGGCCTTCCTCCTACAGGAGGGGACTCCACTGGAAATGCAAATATACAAGGCTCGGAGATTCATAATACTGTGACAATTGATGACGAAGACGATGAAGACATTCTACCAGCTCCTGTTACAGGAATTGCTCCTACCTATGCGCAGGTTGCTGCTTCTGGACCAAGTGCTCCTACAATTGATGACTTGCCCGACTACAGAAATGATATAGAAGAGGAGATGGTTCGAGCTGCAATTGAGGCATCCAAGCGGGATTCTGAAATCAGTTACTCAGATCAAAATACTTCCATGTCGGCAATAAGACAATCTGATGTAGAGGATCCAGAACTAGCACATGCAGTTTCTCTGTCATTGAAG GCAGCAGAGCAAGAAAAAGCAGTTAACAATTCAGGGGAGAGAGTTGGACCCTCAGAATCGGAAAATCTGAAGTCATCTGAGATGGAAGATCTAGGGAAATTAGCAAATGGGAG GTTGGAGGTGGGAGGTTCATCGACCCACGATGAAGTTGAAGACATTGAAGATCATCCATTGGTGAGGCACAGGAGTAGACGAATGTCTTCTGGTTCTGTTGACTCTGGCACAGAAATTCGAGACAATGAAGGTAGCCCGCCAACAAATCCACAACACGATACTGGTACCGATCATCCTCAGCACCATGAAACTGACATCGGTTTGGAGGAG TGGGGAGGAATCTCTTCTTTGGAACATGATGAAGCTGTAATGCTTGAGGCTGCTATTTTTGGTGGAATTCCAGAAGGGAGTTCGTATCATGTACCATATGCACCACATCAGTACATGCAGAATGGTTTCGATGGATCTGGAACTTATGCTAGGCCGGCGCCTCGTCCACCTTCGCCTTCTCTAACTGCTCAGCGCTTGATACGAGAACAGCAg GATGATGAATATCTTGCGTCACTGCAAGCTGATCGAGAAAAAGAGTTAAAGGCCAGGGAAGAAGCTGAGGTACGTCTCATTGAGGAGCAAGCAGCCAGAGAAGCTGCACTTGTGGTGGAAAGACAACAGGCGGAAGAATTGCAGAGAAAATTGCAGGAAGAACAG GAAATGGAAAGACAATTGGCAGCAAAAGAAGCTTGTCTTCCTGATGAACCATCTCCAGATGATGAAAATGTTATAACCTTTCTTGTTCGAATGCCTGATGGCAGCCGCAGAGGTCGCAGATTTCTCAAGTCCCACAGACTGCAG TATCTTTTCGACTATATTGATGTTGGTCGACAGGTCAAGCCTGGCACTTACAGATTG CCTAGGTTCTTATCCGACAAAATATTTGACGTCATTCCTtcatattataaatga
- the LOC135150742 gene encoding uncharacterized protein LOC135150742, with protein sequence MAEIIPPSRLIYVYVVTLKPFFGDPPVDLESQVLNPSQVPLLEYHTGDKDDAGNERVGGEHAVEDERNDEGVRDQAGEGEMSEEGCGQGERNEDGSVDMWWSTSDSEDEDYKASTESGSSFHSDSSNMDSTDEDFANHKQQRTINKASKASASAKKGGREKHLAKKGSNVVDKDNASEAASKSKGKEKIGAAVDNEVHTDENSSDSTKYADSEEERMAPNSTDDEEITYSVFDEKSEMDNPKFELGQMFPSAKVFRDAVKKQAIVERRPIIQCRNYGSRVKFICEGTCEWSIYASKMQRSDTYQIKVYEPNHTCTQTFNQKQINSKWIAEYYEDDIRMNPTWPLSAFLKKVVNDWGCHVSIYAIARAKRKALEKINGRHVEQYSRVWDYAQELLKAMPDSTVLVTTENAEEPEKKRFQRFYTCFGPIKKGFSSGCRPLIGLDGCHLKGPYGGQLLSAIGTDANDGMYPLAWAVVEAENSDSWSWFLANVVSDLKITNDGSWTFISDRQKGLINALESIVPNAEHRFCVMHLYRNMWKEHKGIGVRPCLWKAARATTEYTYVKCMDEMKKVHTTLFYFHFNFCLVL encoded by the coding sequence ATGGCTGAGATTATCCCCCCATCTAGGCTTATTTATGTTTATGTGGTAACCCTGAAACCCTTTTTTGGTGACCCCCCTGTTGACTTGGAGAGTCAAGTTTTAAACCCCTCACAGGTTCCACTGTTAGAGTACCACACTGGTGATAAAGATGATGCAGGAAATGAAAGAGTAGGTGGTGAGCATGCAGTAGAAGATGAGAGAAATGATGAAGGAGTTAGAGACCAGGCTGGAGAAGGTGAAATGAGTGAGGAAGGATGTGGACAAGGAGAAAGAAATGAGGATGGAAGTGTTGATATGTGGTGGAGTACAAGTGACTCTGAAGATGAGGATTATAAGGCAAGTACAGAGAGTGGTAGCTCATTCCATTCTGATTCTTCAAACATGGATAGCACCGATGAGGATTTTGCTAACCATAAGCAACAGAGGACAATTAATAAAGCTTCTAAGGCAAGTGCTAGTGCTAAGAAAGGTGGGAGAGAAAAGCATCTTGCAAAGAAGGGTTCTAATGTGGTTGACAAGGATAACGCAAGTGAAGCTGCATCTAAATCCAAAGGGAAGGAAAAAATTGGTGCAGCAGTTGACAATGAGGTACATACAGATGAAAATTCAAGTGACTCAACAAAGTATGCAGACTCTGAGGAGGAGAGGATGGCTCCTAACTCAACAGATGATGAGGAAATAACCTACTCAGTTTTTGATGAGAAAAGTGAGATGGATAATCCAAAGTTTGAACTTGGCCAAATGTTCCCTTCTGCCAAAGTCTTTAGAGATGCAGTCAAGAAGCAGGCTATTGTAGAGAGGAGGCCTATAATCCAATGCAGGAACTATGGTTCCAGAGTGAAGTTTATTTGTGAGGGTACTTGTGAGTGGTCTATATATGCTTCTAAGATGCAAAGGAGTGACACTTACCAGATCAAGGTTTATGAACCAAATCACACATGTACTCAGACATTCAATCAGAAGCAAATTAATTCCAAGTGGATAGCTGAGTATTATGAGGATGACATAAGAATGAACCCTACTTGGCCATTAAGTGCCTTTTTGAAGAAAGTTGTAAATGATTGGGGATGCCATGTCAGCATCTATGCTATTGCAAGGGCAAAGAGGAAGGCCTTGGAGAAAATAAATGGAAGACATGTGGAGCAGTATTCCAGGGTTTGGGATTATGCTCAAGAGTTACTTAAAGCCATGCCTGACAGCACTGTCTTGGTGACTACTGAGAATGCTGAGGAgccagaaaagaaaagattccagAGATTCTATACCTGTTTTGGGCCCATTAAGAAGGGGTTTAGTAGTGGTTGCAGACCACTAATTGGACTAGATGGGTGCCACTTGAAGGGCCCTTATGGAGGCCAGTTGCTATCTGCCATTGGAACAGATGCCAATGATGGGATGTATCCCTTGGCATGGGCAGTTGTGGAGGCTGAGAATAGTGATAGTTGGTCATGGTTTCTAGCAAATGTAGTGTCAGACCTGAAAATTACAAATGATGGGAGCTGGACCTTTATTTCAGACAGGCAAAAGGGGCTCATTAATGCTTTGGAAAGTATTGTACCTAATGCTGAGCATAGGTTTTGTGTGATGCACTTGTATAGAAACATGTGGAAGGAGCACAAGGGAATTGGAGTTAGGCCGTGCCTGTGGAAGGCAGCAAGGGCCACCACAGAGTACACATATGTCAAATGCATGGATGAAATGAAAAAGGTACATACCACACTATTCTATTTTCACTTTAACTTTTGTCTTGTTCTGTAA
- the LOC135150743 gene encoding uncharacterized protein LOC135150743 — protein sequence MVVDLEAKRCACNKWELSGIPCYHACAAIAWSKKSYEDFIHSCYSKTTFIACYQHTLEPISGEEQWQETDYPRPLPPVKKVQTGRPKKVRSKKTDTTPAGATRLKRQNTKVRCSYCTEYSHNLRTCPAKAHDKANGCERKVKRRTKKPKKDDIDDGSTADDGATADDEAKADGGTDDAQTHTPAEGSQGRVFNMQQLGGSTARPSPLGIYPLQFKTRGNATVTSLRNLELARRKREARSKLKPVWKH from the exons ATGGTTGTAGATTTGGAGGCCAAAAGGTGTGCTTGCAATAAGTGGGAGTTGTCTGGAATTCCATGCTACCATGCATGTGCTGCTATTGCATGGTCTAAAAAATCATATGAAGACTTCATACATAGCTGCTATTCAAAAACAACCTTCATTGCATGCTATCAACATACATTGGAGCCTATTTCAGGTGAAGAACAGTGGCAAGAAACAGACTACCCAAGGCCATTGCCTCCAGTGAAGAAAGTGCAGACAGGAAGGCCTAAGAAAGTAAGGTCCAAGAAAACTGACACAACCCCTGCAGGTGCAACCAGATTAAAGAGACAAAACACTAAAGTCAGGTGCAGCTATTGCACAGaatattcacataatttgaGGACATGTCCAGCAAAg GCCCATGACAAAGCTAATGGATGTGAAAGGAAGGTGAAGAGAAGAACAAAAAAACCAAAGAAAGATGACATAGATGATGGATCAACTGCAGATGATGGAGCAACTGCAGATGATGAAGCCAAGGCAGATGGAGGCACAGATGATGCCCAAACACATACACCAGCTGAGGGGAGTCAAGGAAGGGTTTTCAACATGCAGCAGCTAGGGGGTTCAACTGCAAGACCATCACCACTGGGTATTTATCCCTTGCAGTTCAAAACAAGAGGTAATGCAACTGTGACATCACTGAGGAACCTGGAACTTGCTAGGAGGAAAAGAGAAGCAAGATCAAAGCTCAAGCCTGTTTGGAAGCACTGA
- the LOC108209691 gene encoding F-box protein PP2-A12 — protein MGSIFSSILADPDACLSPETNLGDLPESCVASVLEYMDPQEICKVAVLNRAFRGASYADFVWESKLPLNYESLIQKLFDKFPENLCKKDIYACLCRPNSFDGGTKKAWLDKRSGKICLMISSYGLAITGIDDRRYWNRIPTTESRFRSIAYLQQTWWFEVNGEVEFPFPVGSYSLFFRLHLGKSTKRFCRQVCNSEHVHGWDIKPVKFQLATSDGQHATSQCYLRDPGCWILYHGGDFVVENPTVPTKVKFSMTQIDCTHTKGGLCVDSVLIYPSELKKSLKRF, from the exons atgGGCTCTATTTTTTCTTCAATTCTTGCAGACCCAGATGCGTGTTTGTCGCCGGAGACGAATCTCGGGGACTTGCCGGAGAGTTGTGTGGCCTCTGTTCTTGAGTACATGGACCCACAAGAGATCTGTAAAGTGGCTGTTCTTAATAGGGCTTTTCGGGGAGCTTCTTATGCTGATTTTGTTTGGGAATCTAAGCTTCCTTTGAATTATGAGTCTCTTATTCAGAAATTGTTTGATAAGTTTCCTGAGAATTTGTGTAAAAAGGATATTTATGCCTGTCTTTGTAGGCCTAATTCTTTTGATGGAGGCACTAAG AAAGCTTGGTTAGATAAGAGGTCAGGAAAGATTTGTTTGATGATATCTTCATATGGGTTGGCGATCACTGGGATCGATGATAGGAGATATTGGAATCGAATACCTACCACAGAGTCTAG ATTTCGCTCAATTGCCTATCTGCAGCAAACCTGGTGGTTCGAGGTTAACGGAGAAGTCGAGTTCCCTTTCCCAGTAGGAAGTTATAGTCTGTTCTTCAGGTTGCATCTAGGGAAGTCTACTAAAAGATTCTGTCGACAAGTTTGCAACTCTGAGCATGTCCACGGCTGGGATATCAAACCTGTAAAGTTCCAACTGGCAACATCAGATGGTCAGCATGCTACATCTCAGTGCTATCTGCGGGATCCTGGCTGTTGGATTTTGTACCACGGGGGAGATTTTGTCGTAGAAAATCCCACTGTACCAACAAAGGTCAAGTTTTCGATGACCCAGATTGATTGCACACACACCAAAGGCGGTCTTTGTGTAGATTCTGTGTT